One part of the Phycisphaerae bacterium genome encodes these proteins:
- a CDS encoding elongation factor G, whose amino-acid sequence MGAYQPDQIRNVALVGHSGAGKTTLGEAILHKAGLTTRLGSVDDGTTVLDYDDESKDRRHTVDSALCHLQHEGHLLNFIDTPGMPDYCGQAIAAIAAVETAAVVVSAAAGIGVNTRRMFNIAKNHGLGRMIIVTRLDAENANLPDVLAAIRETFGHECHPINLPTNGGKGVIDVLANTSGEADVLDVGECHTALIDAIVETDDALMEQFMETGSVPPERLAPAIGKAVASGHLIPVLFVSARHDVGVKELLDAIVRFAPSPVVGKQRTLLTGEGEAAKETPIVPKPDGEFIAQIFKITADPKSNIKYSVARVHSGALTAEGQVFIAGERKGQRPGHLLKLHGGEHAEIEAGRAGDIVAFAKLDFKIGDVLFAKAGEGRILMPKTPTPMYALALEPKARGDVEKISAALHRFAEEDPCFEYQRDAETNELVMRGLGDLHLTVVQSKMKRQFKVEMTTKAPKIPYRETISSSVKYVEYTHKKQTGGAGQFARVFIDMEPNERGKGYEFLDKIFGGVIDQSFRPSVDKGVRDQMKKGVIAGYPVVDVKVSLVDGKTHPVDSKDIAFQIAGRQVFKKAFVQCKPILLEPVVNLEVTVPTEFMGDITRDIAGKRGQIQGQDMLPGNQVCVHAQVPLAEVASYASQLKSVTGGQGSYMMELSHYDIVPPNVQQQIAAQYKSKEEEEE is encoded by the coding sequence ATGGGCGCTTACCAACCGGACCAGATTCGCAACGTGGCCCTCGTCGGACATTCCGGCGCCGGCAAGACCACCCTGGGCGAGGCCATCCTGCACAAGGCCGGCCTCACCACCCGCCTCGGCAGCGTGGACGACGGCACGACCGTCCTGGACTACGACGATGAGTCCAAGGACCGCCGCCATACCGTCGATTCCGCCCTCTGCCACCTCCAGCACGAAGGCCACCTGCTGAATTTCATCGATACACCCGGCATGCCCGACTACTGCGGACAGGCCATCGCCGCGATTGCGGCCGTCGAGACCGCCGCGGTCGTGGTCTCCGCCGCCGCGGGCATCGGTGTCAACACGCGGCGCATGTTCAACATCGCGAAAAACCACGGCCTGGGCCGGATGATCATCGTCACGCGCCTGGACGCGGAGAACGCGAACCTGCCGGACGTGCTGGCCGCCATCCGCGAGACTTTCGGGCACGAGTGCCACCCGATCAACCTGCCGACCAACGGCGGCAAGGGCGTAATCGACGTGCTCGCCAATACGAGCGGCGAGGCCGACGTGCTCGACGTCGGCGAGTGCCACACCGCGCTGATCGACGCGATCGTGGAGACCGACGATGCGCTGATGGAGCAGTTCATGGAAACGGGCAGCGTGCCGCCGGAGCGGCTCGCGCCAGCGATCGGGAAGGCGGTCGCCAGCGGCCACCTGATCCCGGTGCTGTTCGTCAGCGCGCGGCACGACGTGGGCGTGAAGGAGCTGCTCGACGCGATCGTGCGGTTTGCCCCGTCGCCCGTGGTCGGCAAGCAGCGGACGCTGCTCACCGGCGAGGGGGAGGCGGCCAAGGAAACGCCGATCGTGCCGAAGCCCGACGGCGAGTTCATCGCGCAGATCTTCAAGATCACGGCCGATCCGAAGAGCAACATCAAGTACTCGGTGGCGCGCGTGCACAGCGGGGCGCTGACGGCCGAGGGCCAGGTGTTCATCGCCGGCGAGCGCAAGGGCCAGCGACCGGGGCACCTGCTCAAGCTGCACGGGGGGGAGCATGCGGAGATCGAGGCCGGGCGGGCGGGGGACATCGTGGCGTTCGCGAAGCTGGACTTCAAGATCGGGGACGTGCTCTTCGCGAAGGCGGGCGAGGGGCGCATTTTGATGCCGAAGACGCCGACACCGATGTACGCGCTGGCGCTGGAGCCGAAGGCCCGCGGGGACGTGGAGAAAATCAGCGCGGCGCTGCACCGGTTCGCGGAAGAGGACCCGTGCTTCGAGTACCAGCGCGACGCCGAGACGAACGAGCTGGTGATGCGCGGCCTGGGCGACCTGCACCTGACCGTCGTCCAGAGCAAGATGAAGCGGCAGTTCAAGGTCGAGATGACGACGAAGGCGCCCAAGATCCCCTACCGCGAGACGATCTCGTCGTCGGTGAAGTACGTCGAGTACACGCACAAGAAGCAGACGGGCGGCGCCGGGCAGTTCGCGCGCGTGTTCATCGACATGGAGCCCAACGAGCGCGGCAAGGGTTACGAGTTCCTCGACAAGATCTTCGGCGGCGTGATCGACCAGTCGTTCCGCCCGAGCGTGGACAAGGGCGTCCGCGACCAGATGAAGAAGGGCGTCATCGCGGGCTACCCGGTGGTCGACGTGAAGGTGTCGCTGGTGGACGGCAAGACGCACCCGGTGGACAGCAAGGACATCGCGTTCCAGATCGCCGGCCGGCAGGTGTTCAAGAAGGCGTTCGTGCAGTGCAAGCCGATCCTGCTCGAGCCGGTCGTGAACCTGGAAGTGACCGTGCCGACGGAGTTCATGGGCGACATCACGCGCGACATCGCGGGCAAGCGCGGGCAGATCCAGGGGCAGGACATGCTGCCGGGCAACCAGGTCTGCGTGCACGCCCAGGTGCCGCTGGCCGAGGTCGCGAGCTACGCGTCGCAGCTCAAGAGCGTCACCGGCGGCCAGGGCAGCTACATGATGGAGCTGAGCCACTACGACATCGTGCCGCCGAACGTGCAGCAGCAGATCGCGGCCCAGTACAAGTCGAAGGAAGAAGAGGAAGAATAG
- a CDS encoding RHS repeat-associated core domain-containing protein, whose product MGDPEAVPSVPPAVVERYEYDPYGRTYIENDDSTVRRAVSKYGNPFAWTGQRYDAGVKLYGFFARAYSPELGRWLQRDPLGFVDGVNLYEYVRSMPTRLTDPLGLAAGYGCAIPPTTSPLDGGDDGGPPDEDGPTAEPCPSEDGESKDDNKPDKEETKDPPEPDKTPELTIEQIIQNLEELKKVCPWLSTWIDQMIQHLIDIMNGNGTPLSPPPPVPPPPPPIEDDDHDYYPLPSDEDMSLEQFLVMAGTFQLPIPQCNDLLPKDQNGYLSPIPEGYTVAWKDGCRGLVKDGSEAARNTGTGIATTLVATGQYLASTPVAAAPVAAVAGVVAAGTGIGVGAAYGINAGTQAATGDTASGWAGNAAGCARGIGTRDTTPVAVGGEMSMHDADANSGILFDLDKPFQNGMRLDARTEQEALECARMLVHDLWAGHFSAVYLFYHEECDCVRPCMWGAAIGPKWHQVDAYRGPCGVTLIRRIRDHVHEPTETDRGVLRGTLTCRRQSGRIAIQVESPHIWEVRLFSGDERPDKLPYRNVFAEHHG is encoded by the coding sequence ATGGGCGACCCGGAAGCGGTTCCGTCCGTTCCGCCGGCGGTGGTCGAGCGGTACGAGTACGATCCGTATGGGCGGACGTACATCGAGAACGACGACAGCACGGTCCGGCGGGCGGTGTCGAAGTACGGCAACCCGTTCGCGTGGACGGGGCAGCGCTACGACGCTGGCGTGAAGCTGTACGGGTTCTTCGCCCGGGCGTATTCGCCAGAGCTGGGCCGCTGGCTGCAACGCGATCCGCTGGGGTTCGTGGACGGGGTGAACCTGTACGAGTATGTTCGGAGCATGCCGACACGGTTGACCGATCCGTTGGGGCTGGCGGCGGGGTATGGCTGTGCCATTCCGCCGACGACCTCGCCGCTGGACGGCGGTGACGATGGTGGTCCGCCAGACGAGGACGGGCCGACGGCGGAGCCGTGCCCAAGCGAGGATGGTGAGTCGAAGGACGACAACAAGCCGGACAAGGAGGAGACGAAAGATCCGCCGGAGCCGGACAAGACGCCGGAGTTGACCATCGAGCAGATCATCCAAAACCTGGAAGAACTGAAGAAGGTTTGCCCTTGGTTGAGCACCTGGATCGATCAGATGATCCAGCACTTGATTGACATAATGAACGGCAACGGCACACCTCTATCACCGCCTCCGCCTGTACCGCCACCACCTCCGCCGATCGAGGACGACGATCACGACTACTACCCGCTACCAAGCGATGAAGACATGTCCCTCGAACAATTCCTGGTGATGGCAGGAACATTCCAGCTTCCTATCCCGCAGTGCAATGACCTATTGCCTAAAGACCAGAACGGGTACTTGTCGCCGATTCCAGAGGGATACACCGTTGCGTGGAAAGATGGGTGCCGGGGACTAGTCAAGGACGGCAGCGAAGCTGCTCGCAACACGGGCACAGGGATAGCAACCACGCTGGTCGCCACTGGTCAATACTTGGCGTCGACGCCGGTTGCTGCCGCGCCCGTCGCTGCAGTAGCGGGGGTGGTAGCAGCGGGGACAGGCATAGGAGTTGGTGCGGCCTACGGCATAAATGCTGGAACGCAGGCCGCCACAGGCGACACTGCGAGTGGCTGGGCAGGAAACGCGGCTGGTTGCGCACGGGGGATTGGTACACGGGATACGACCCCCGTGGCCGTGGGTGGTGAAATGAGCATGCATGACGCTGACGCAAACTCGGGAATCTTGTTCGATCTGGATAAGCCGTTTCAAAACGGGATGCGATTGGACGCGCGAACTGAGCAGGAGGCGCTGGAATGCGCACGGATGCTTGTGCATGATCTGTGGGCAGGACACTTCAGCGCCGTGTACTTGTTCTATCATGAGGAGTGCGACTGCGTTCGCCCATGTATGTGGGGAGCGGCCATCGGGCCGAAATGGCACCAAGTAGACGCGTATCGGGGACCGTGCGGCGTGACATTGATCCGGCGGATCCGCGACCATGTGCACGAGCCAACCGAGACGGACCGCGGCGTTCTACGTGGCACGCTGACTTGCCGGCGGCAGTCGGGACGGATTGCGATCCAAGTGGAATCCCCGCACATCTGGGAGGTACGCCTCTTCAGCGGGGACGAGCGCCCCGACAAGTTGCCCTACAGAAACGTGTTTGCGGAGCACCACGGATAG
- a CDS encoding nitroreductase family protein — MERPAETQFPVHELVRRRWSPLAFSDQPVTPAELDSLLEAARWAPSAYNEQPWSFVLATRDEPAAFERLAGCMVAGNQVWARHAPVLMLAVAKRRFDLTGEENRHAWYDVGQAVAALSLQATALGLYVHQMAGFSPEQARATLGIPETHVPVTMIAVGRYGDAGSLPAELRAREQGPRQRKVVAEFAFAGQWGQRRGG; from the coding sequence ATGGAACGACCCGCCGAGACGCAGTTTCCCGTGCACGAACTGGTGCGCCGGCGATGGAGCCCGCTGGCATTCTCGGACCAGCCGGTGACGCCGGCAGAGCTGGACAGCTTGCTCGAGGCGGCGCGCTGGGCGCCGTCGGCGTACAACGAGCAGCCGTGGAGCTTTGTGCTCGCGACGCGCGACGAGCCCGCGGCGTTCGAGCGGCTGGCAGGTTGCATGGTCGCGGGGAACCAGGTCTGGGCCCGGCACGCGCCGGTGCTGATGCTCGCGGTGGCGAAGCGACGCTTCGACCTCACGGGCGAGGAGAACCGCCACGCGTGGTACGACGTGGGGCAGGCGGTGGCCGCGCTCAGTTTGCAGGCGACGGCGCTGGGCCTCTACGTGCACCAGATGGCGGGGTTCTCGCCGGAGCAGGCCCGGGCCACGCTGGGCATCCCGGAGACGCATGTCCCGGTGACGATGATCGCGGTGGGGCGCTACGGCGACGCGGGCAGTCTGCCGGCAGAGTTGCGGGCGCGGGAGCAGGGGCCGCGGCAACGCAAGGTGGTGGCGGAGTTTGCATTCGCGGGGCAATGGGGTCAGCGGCGCGGCGGCTGA
- a CDS encoding helix-turn-helix domain-containing protein: MANVWLDYVFRRSGSRGGERLTLLALADRANAAGRCYCGVADIAARAGLSERRARACLRALIARGELSILKHGGGVRPDGKGRANTFQLVALAEPEAGRTLSPASGFAAPDTRTNGAGTLTAPTANPEVSGIEPCRPRQGNPTEPTVNPRENPGADGGPVGVAVAAAADDARVADPDAASFQSHLIERRAAERRRAGGQLGKPISSAAAQFVPQADKPRRRRGRLPDGVQALSFRLLRNVPGLCEADARDLATLAGPAEFAAALGIMPADLRSVGGWLRCCVLGGWAKPAAARVADGPEVARG, encoded by the coding sequence GTGGCGAACGTCTGGCTTGACTACGTTTTCCGGCGAAGCGGGAGCCGCGGCGGCGAACGGCTCACGCTGCTGGCGCTGGCGGATCGCGCCAACGCTGCCGGCCGGTGCTATTGCGGCGTGGCCGACATTGCCGCACGGGCCGGCCTGTCCGAGCGTCGCGCCCGGGCCTGTCTGCGAGCGCTCATCGCACGCGGAGAGCTGTCCATTCTGAAACACGGTGGCGGTGTGCGGCCAGACGGCAAGGGCCGGGCGAACACGTTTCAGCTCGTCGCGCTGGCTGAGCCGGAAGCGGGGCGAACCCTGTCGCCCGCGTCAGGGTTTGCCGCGCCGGATACCCGGACGAACGGCGCCGGAACCCTGACGGCGCCGACTGCGAACCCGGAAGTTTCCGGTATCGAACCCTGTCGCCCGCGTCAGGGGAACCCAACAGAACCAACAGTGAACCCAAGAGAGAACCCGGGAGCGGACGGCGGTCCGGTTGGCGTGGCTGTTGCTGCTGCTGCCGACGATGCCCGGGTGGCGGACCCGGACGCGGCGAGCTTTCAAAGCCACCTCATCGAACGACGCGCCGCGGAGCGGCGGCGAGCTGGCGGCCAGCTCGGCAAGCCGATCAGCTCGGCCGCGGCTCAGTTTGTCCCGCAGGCGGACAAGCCGCGGCGCCGGCGCGGGCGGCTGCCCGACGGTGTGCAAGCGCTGAGCTTCCGGTTGCTGCGGAACGTCCCGGGCCTGTGCGAAGCGGACGCACGCGACCTGGCGACGCTCGCCGGGCCTGCGGAGTTTGCCGCGGCGCTGGGGATCATGCCCGCGGACTTGCGGAGCGTTGGCGGCTGGTTGCGGTGTTGCGTGCTTGGCGGCTGGGCGAAGCCGGCCGCGGCACGCGTCGCAGACGGGCCGGAAGTGGCCCGCGGCTGA
- a CDS encoding pyruvate synthase subunit beta, translated as MTTTPSQAELLSGGILRPGNTNCAGCGMSIGLQWLEQALEGERPTLCIPACCGIVTAGQFPTSAYGVPTVATTFASSAAVASGVSSVYAMNDEPDLTVCWTGDGGTYDIGMATLSAAAERNEDILYFCYDNEIYGNTGGQRSSATPRGVRTSTTTEGKAEPKKDMMGIMAAHRVPYAATLSVAHRDDFMRKVRTARKMRGFRFLLMLSPCPTGWKSEPGDSVDLILTAVRCGLFPLYEVYDGRRYRINARPDGTPLENYIARQRRYRKELVDLELLKAGINAQWAYLQAMERAFPAEEQE; from the coding sequence ATGACGACGACTCCGTCGCAGGCGGAGCTGCTGAGCGGGGGCATTCTGCGGCCCGGCAACACGAACTGCGCCGGCTGCGGCATGTCGATCGGGCTGCAATGGCTGGAGCAGGCCCTCGAGGGCGAACGGCCCACGCTGTGCATTCCGGCGTGCTGCGGCATTGTGACGGCGGGGCAGTTTCCGACCAGTGCCTACGGCGTGCCCACGGTCGCGACGACGTTCGCCAGCTCGGCGGCGGTCGCGTCGGGCGTGTCGTCCGTCTATGCGATGAACGATGAGCCGGACCTGACGGTGTGCTGGACCGGCGATGGCGGGACGTACGACATCGGCATGGCCACGCTGTCGGCGGCGGCCGAGCGGAACGAGGACATTCTGTACTTCTGCTACGACAACGAGATCTATGGCAACACCGGCGGGCAGCGCAGCAGCGCGACGCCGCGCGGCGTGCGCACCAGCACGACGACCGAGGGCAAGGCCGAGCCAAAGAAGGACATGATGGGGATCATGGCGGCGCACCGGGTACCGTATGCGGCGACGCTGTCGGTGGCGCATCGCGACGATTTCATGCGGAAGGTGCGGACGGCGCGCAAGATGCGCGGCTTCCGGTTCCTGCTGATGCTGTCGCCGTGCCCGACGGGGTGGAAGTCGGAGCCGGGCGACAGCGTGGACCTGATCCTGACGGCGGTCCGCTGCGGGCTGTTTCCGCTGTACGAGGTCTACGACGGGCGACGGTATCGGATCAACGCGCGGCCGGACGGCACGCCGCTGGAGAACTACATCGCGCGGCAGCGACGGTATCGCAAGGAGCTGGTGGATTTGGAGCTGCTGAAGGCGGGGATCAACGCGCAGTGGGCGTATTTGCAGGCGATGGAGCGGGCGTTCCCGGCAGAGGAGCAGGAGTAG
- a CDS encoding AlpA family phage regulatory protein — protein sequence MKSETEKPAMQADRLLRVQEVGHRLGVSARQCWKLLASGRLPAPVRLGRSVRWRDSDIARFVRDGCPSRDEAAGVRP from the coding sequence ATGAAGAGCGAAACGGAAAAGCCGGCGATGCAGGCGGACCGGCTGCTGCGGGTCCAAGAGGTGGGGCATCGGCTGGGCGTGAGTGCGCGTCAGTGCTGGAAGTTGTTGGCAAGTGGCCGGCTGCCGGCTCCGGTGCGGCTGGGAAGGTCAGTGCGTTGGCGCGATAGTGACATCGCGCGGTTTGTTCGGGACGGCTGCCCGTCCCGCGACGAAGCGGCGGGGGTGCGGCCATGA
- a CDS encoding DUF3365 domain-containing protein produces the protein MRSIAAKFLISVAVLGTLFAAFLHYRSYTTARRHMLELTDRQAALALQFNLAVREYVAEQIRPLVADLVGPDDFIPEAMSTSFVSRSVFEKVQAQFPDIIVKFSSDHPRNPVNAASPDELRFIRYFNAHPEVDTLTATLAIDGRQYKAYFSAKRVEPSCLRCHGDPADAPAALIARYGDQASFHRELGKVVALDTVAIPVDRVTAALANETTRQSAITLGGLAVLLGGIGLVFRSVISSRLAHMAAHFRRSATQAEGAPLQTVPVQGRDEIAGLAASFNTLAARLQATHASLEQRVVERTQALANANEELKRQIAEREQTERQLQKAKAAAEAAVEARSEFLANVSHEVRTPMTAILGFTDLLLDADDLSPDHTDAIRTIKRNGQYLLSVLNDILDLSKIEAGRMSVERLPCALGDLVREVVALARVPADSKGLPLHVEYSGPIPATICTDPTRLRQILFNVLGNAVKFTQQGEVRLSVRLRDDGPEPLIQFDVADTGVGMTAEQATRLFQPFTQADMSTTRRFGGTGLGLTISRRLARTLGGDVTVVETQPDVGTLLRVTIAAGPLDGVWMTVAPPTEAAAPTVAAHGAAPHDPAALAGCRVLLAEDGPDNQRLVCRILERAGARVTVVESGETAVKAALAADSSDRPFDVILMDMQMPLMDGYEATGLLRARGYRGAIVALTANAMTSDRRRCLDCGCDDYLSKPLDRAALVETVRRFGATCRATEGPARPAANVPPA, from the coding sequence ATGCGCAGCATCGCCGCCAAGTTCCTGATTTCCGTGGCCGTGCTGGGCACGCTCTTCGCGGCGTTCCTGCACTACCGGTCGTACACAACCGCCCGCCGGCACATGCTGGAGCTGACGGACCGGCAGGCCGCGCTGGCGCTGCAGTTCAACCTGGCGGTCCGGGAGTACGTCGCCGAGCAGATTCGACCGCTCGTCGCGGACCTGGTCGGACCGGACGACTTCATCCCCGAGGCGATGTCCACTTCGTTCGTGTCGCGCTCCGTATTCGAGAAGGTGCAGGCCCAGTTCCCGGACATCATCGTTAAGTTCTCCTCCGATCACCCGCGCAACCCGGTGAACGCCGCCAGCCCGGATGAGCTGCGTTTCATCAGGTACTTCAACGCGCACCCGGAAGTCGATACGCTCACTGCGACCCTGGCAATCGACGGCCGCCAGTACAAGGCCTACTTCAGCGCCAAACGTGTGGAGCCGAGCTGCCTGCGGTGTCACGGCGACCCGGCGGACGCGCCCGCGGCGCTGATCGCACGGTACGGCGACCAGGCGAGCTTTCACCGGGAGCTGGGCAAGGTCGTCGCGCTCGACACCGTGGCGATCCCTGTGGATCGCGTGACCGCCGCGCTCGCCAACGAGACCACGCGCCAATCGGCCATCACGTTGGGTGGGCTGGCGGTGCTGCTGGGCGGAATCGGCCTGGTCTTCCGCAGCGTGATCTCGTCACGGTTGGCACACATGGCCGCGCACTTCCGCCGCAGCGCCACGCAGGCCGAGGGAGCGCCGCTCCAGACGGTGCCCGTCCAGGGCCGCGACGAGATCGCGGGCCTGGCAGCGAGCTTCAACACATTGGCCGCGCGCCTGCAGGCCACACACGCATCCCTGGAGCAGCGCGTCGTGGAGCGGACGCAAGCCCTGGCTAACGCCAACGAGGAGCTGAAACGCCAGATCGCCGAGCGCGAGCAAACCGAGCGGCAACTGCAGAAGGCGAAGGCCGCGGCAGAGGCGGCGGTGGAAGCACGCAGCGAGTTTCTGGCCAATGTCAGTCATGAAGTGCGCACGCCGATGACCGCGATCCTCGGGTTCACCGACCTGCTGCTCGACGCGGACGACCTGTCGCCGGACCACACGGACGCGATTCGCACGATCAAGCGCAACGGTCAGTATCTGCTGAGCGTGTTGAACGACATCCTGGACCTGTCGAAGATCGAGGCGGGGCGGATGAGCGTGGAGCGCCTGCCCTGCGCGCTGGGCGACCTGGTCCGGGAGGTGGTCGCGCTGGCGCGGGTGCCGGCGGATTCGAAGGGATTGCCCCTGCACGTCGAGTACAGCGGCCCCATTCCCGCGACGATCTGCACGGACCCGACGCGCCTGCGGCAGATTCTCTTCAACGTCCTCGGCAACGCGGTCAAGTTCACCCAGCAGGGCGAGGTGCGTCTGAGCGTGCGGCTGCGGGACGACGGCCCGGAGCCGTTGATCCAGTTCGACGTGGCGGACACGGGGGTAGGCATGACCGCGGAGCAGGCCACCCGGTTGTTTCAACCGTTCACCCAGGCGGACATGTCCACGACGCGCCGCTTCGGCGGCACCGGCCTGGGCCTGACCATCAGCCGGCGGCTGGCCCGGACGCTCGGTGGCGATGTGACCGTGGTGGAGACGCAACCTGACGTCGGCACGCTTCTTCGTGTGACGATTGCCGCTGGCCCGCTGGACGGCGTGTGGATGACCGTCGCACCGCCCACGGAGGCGGCCGCCCCAACGGTTGCGGCGCACGGCGCCGCCCCGCACGACCCCGCGGCCCTGGCCGGCTGCCGGGTGCTGCTGGCTGAAGACGGCCCGGACAACCAGCGCCTGGTGTGTCGGATTCTGGAACGGGCCGGGGCACGCGTGACGGTCGTCGAAAGCGGCGAGACGGCGGTCAAAGCGGCGCTCGCAGCGGACAGCTCCGACCGCCCGTTTGACGTGATCCTGATGGACATGCAGATGCCGCTGATGGACGGCTACGAGGCGACCGGATTGCTGCGTGCGCGCGGCTACCGGGGTGCGATCGTCGCCCTCACCGCCAACGCCATGACGAGTGATCGCCGGCGCTGTCTCGACTGCGGGTGCGACGACTACCTGAGCAAGCCGCTCGACCGGGCCGCGCTCGTGGAGACGGTCCGGCGATTCGGCGCGACCTGCCGCGCGACCGAAGGCCCAGCTCGGCCGGCCGCAAATGTTCCCCCAGCATAG
- a CDS encoding bifunctional methionine sulfoxide reductase B/A protein, protein MKPVYSTLRYDITPLTRARVAELAAKLDPEAYRVTQKAGTEAAFCGNLLDNKLHGTYACVVCGLPLFSSEHKFNSGTGWPSFFREFDPAHVTRQRDASRGMVRTEINCARCGAHLGHVFDDGPAPTHERHCLNSAALRFYERGAELPPESRPVATETAYFAGGCFWGLEHYFGAGPGVLEAVSGYMQGHVERPTYKDVCTDTTGHAETVQVVFDPQRISYRRLLEAFFVMHDPTQRNRQGPDVGAQYRSGIWYTSEQQKQEAEAYVQALQSQKRFGGRRIVTQIEPAATFWPAEEYHQDYISKTGRACHVKNPW, encoded by the coding sequence ATGAAACCAGTCTATTCAACGCTGCGATACGACATCACACCGCTGACGCGCGCGCGGGTGGCCGAGCTGGCTGCGAAGCTGGATCCCGAGGCCTACCGCGTCACGCAGAAAGCCGGAACGGAGGCGGCGTTCTGCGGCAACCTGCTGGACAACAAGCTGCACGGCACCTACGCATGCGTGGTGTGCGGGCTGCCGCTGTTTTCGAGCGAGCACAAGTTTAACTCGGGCACGGGCTGGCCAAGCTTCTTCCGCGAGTTCGACCCGGCGCATGTTACGCGGCAGCGGGATGCCAGCCGCGGGATGGTGCGGACGGAGATCAACTGCGCGCGCTGCGGCGCGCACCTGGGGCACGTGTTCGACGATGGTCCGGCGCCGACTCACGAGCGACACTGCCTCAACTCGGCGGCGCTGCGCTTCTACGAGCGTGGCGCCGAGCTGCCACCGGAGAGCCGCCCGGTCGCCACGGAGACGGCCTATTTCGCCGGCGGCTGCTTCTGGGGACTGGAGCACTACTTCGGCGCGGGCCCCGGCGTACTGGAGGCGGTCAGCGGCTACATGCAGGGTCATGTCGAACGCCCGACGTACAAGGACGTGTGCACCGACACGACCGGGCACGCCGAGACCGTGCAGGTGGTGTTTGACCCGCAGCGGATCAGCTACCGGCGGCTGCTGGAGGCGTTCTTCGTGATGCACGACCCGACGCAGCGCAATCGGCAGGGCCCCGACGTTGGCGCGCAGTATCGCTCCGGCATCTGGTATACCAGCGAGCAGCAAAAGCAGGAGGCCGAGGCCTACGTCCAGGCGCTGCAATCCCAGAAGCGCTTCGGAGGACGCCGGATCGTGACGCAGATTGAGCCGGCCGCCACGTTCTGGCCGGCGGAGGAATACCACCAGGATTACATCAGCAAGACCGGGCGCGCCTGCCACGTGAAGAATCCGTGGTGA
- the porA gene encoding pyruvate ferredoxin oxidoreductase, with product MARALDTGNHAAGHVLALAGEANRTARGAICGAYPITPQTEIIEVLREFHFTKGRVVPVESEHSAMAVCIGGSLAGARSFTASSSNGLAYMVENIFAAGYYRLPIVMIGVNRTLGPPWNIWTDQGDTLMLRDAPWIQFYTESHQDLVDTILLAFRVAEDHRILLPALVAQDGFVVSHTQMIVDLPEPEQVDRYLPPCDLPHRLHGKSVTVGGMTFPHETEVHRHEIQQAMERVPEVLAEAIDEFEKIFGRRPHGLLSAEYTEDADTVVIACNTMARTLRRVVKRRREKGEKIGMIKAKLFRPFPRAAYVQAVGAAQRVAVLDRNHSPGSGGIFWTEVATSLREKPNLLLQDYLVGLGGGDVTPELIDEICDDLAARQRSDEPVWKEVLA from the coding sequence GTGGCTCGGGCACTCGACACGGGAAATCACGCCGCCGGGCACGTCCTGGCCCTCGCCGGCGAAGCGAACCGCACGGCGCGCGGCGCCATCTGCGGGGCCTATCCGATCACGCCGCAGACCGAGATCATCGAGGTGCTGCGCGAGTTCCATTTCACCAAGGGGCGGGTGGTGCCGGTGGAGTCGGAGCACAGCGCAATGGCGGTGTGCATTGGCGGGTCGCTCGCGGGGGCGCGCTCGTTCACGGCCAGCTCGTCGAACGGGCTGGCGTACATGGTCGAGAACATCTTCGCGGCCGGCTACTACCGGCTGCCGATCGTGATGATCGGCGTAAATCGGACCCTGGGCCCGCCGTGGAACATCTGGACCGACCAGGGCGACACGCTGATGCTGCGCGATGCGCCGTGGATCCAGTTCTACACCGAGTCGCACCAGGACCTGGTGGACACGATCCTGCTGGCGTTCCGCGTCGCGGAGGATCATCGCATCCTGCTGCCGGCGCTGGTCGCGCAGGACGGGTTCGTCGTGTCGCACACGCAGATGATCGTGGATCTGCCGGAGCCGGAGCAAGTCGATCGATATCTGCCGCCCTGCGACCTGCCGCACCGGCTGCACGGCAAGAGCGTCACGGTCGGCGGCATGACGTTTCCACACGAGACGGAAGTGCACCGCCACGAGATTCAGCAGGCGATGGAGCGCGTGCCGGAGGTGCTGGCCGAGGCGATCGACGAGTTCGAGAAGATCTTCGGGCGGCGCCCGCATGGCCTGTTGTCGGCCGAGTATACGGAGGACGCGGACACGGTCGTGATTGCCTGCAACACGATGGCGCGTACGCTGCGGCGCGTGGTGAAGCGGCGGCGTGAAAAGGGCGAAAAGATCGGGATGATCAAGGCCAAGCTGTTCCGGCCGTTCCCGCGCGCGGCGTATGTGCAGGCGGTCGGCGCGGCGCAGCGCGTCGCGGTGTTGGACCGCAATCACTCGCCCGGGTCGGGCGGCATTTTCTGGACCGAGGTAGCGACGAGCCTGCGCGAGAAGCCGAACCTGCTGCTGCAGGACTACCTCGTGGGGCTCGGCGGCGGCGATGTTACCCCGGAGCTGATTGACGAGATATGCGACGACCTGGCGGCCCGGCAGCGATCGGACGAGCCGGTGTGGAAAGAGGTGCTGGCATGA